Proteins co-encoded in one Arachis stenosperma cultivar V10309 chromosome 7, arast.V10309.gnm1.PFL2, whole genome shotgun sequence genomic window:
- the LOC130941307 gene encoding OBERON-like protein: MLPPRQQSRAGGPQTSLSLVPLDTRLSPEEPRSNSDNLRESPTESASSRETWPTADAIASKKIENGKAEIDCPEQSVIRRVSSADKISLQDIARERVDVICEKMHHLPEEFLEELKNGLRVILEGGNGSQHREEFFILQKLVQSRSDLTAKTLIRAHRVQLEILVAINTGIQGFLHPSISLSQTSLIEIFVYKRCRNIACQSQLPADDCTCETCTNSNGFCNLCMCVVCSKFDFEVNTCRWIGCDLCSHWTHTDCAIREQLICMGPSVKSGAGASEMVFRCQACNRTSELLGWVKDVFQHCAPSWDGEALMRELDFVSRIFHGSKDQRGRKLFWKCDDLKEKLKTGKVDAKAACRAILMVFQELEMDSPKSLENSEGGRLIAPQEACNRIAEVVQEAIRKMEIVADEKMRMFKKARLALEACDRELADKAREAAELKMDRQKKKVQIEELERIVRLKTAESDMFQLKANEAKREAEKLQRIALAKSDKSEEEYTSNYLKQKLSEAEAEKQYLYEKIKLQESSRVSQSSSGGDPSSMLMYSKIHDLLYSVPPKADSQSNECHPFRTNP, from the exons ATGCTTCCTCCACGACAGCAATCCCGGGCTGGTGGACCACAAACATCCCTGTCTCTAGTTCCATTGGATACTCGTCTTTCTCCGGAGGAACCTAGATCAAACTCTGACAACCTCCGTGAATCTCCTACTGAAAGTGCCAGTTCTCGAGAAACTTGGCCTACAGCTGATGCAATCGCATCAAAGAAGATTGAGAATGGTAAAGCTGAGATTGATTGCCCTGAGCAGTCTGTTATTCGCCGTGTTTCTAGTGCAGACAAAATTAGTCTTCAGGACATTGCAAGAGAAAGAGTTGATGTAATATGTGAAAAAATGCATCATCTACCCGAAGAATTTCTAGAGGAGCTAAAAAACGGACTTAGAGTCATCCTTGAGGGAGGTAATGGCTCACAGCATCGGGAAGAATTTTTCATTTTGCAGAAGCTTGTTCAAAGCAGATCTGATTTAACAGCCAAGACATTGATTAGAGCACATCGAGTGCAGCTTGAAATCCTTGTTGCCATAAATACTGGAATTCAGGGATTCTTACATCCAAGCATCAGCCTATCACAGACTTCCCTGATTGAGATATTTGTGTACAAGAGATGTAGAAACATAGCTTGCCAAAGCCAGCTTCCAGCTGATGATTGTACCTGTGAAACATGCACTAACAGCAATGGTTTCTGCAATCTTTGCATGTGTGTAGTCTGCAGCAAGTTTGACTTTGAAGTAAATACATGCCGCTGGATTGGATGTGACTTGTGTTCTCACTGGACTCACACGGATTGTGCCATTCGTGAGCAGCTTATTTGCATGGGCCCTTCTGTGAAGAGTGGAGCAGGAGCTAGTGAAATGGTTTTCAGGTGTCAAGCCTGTAACAGGACTTCAGAACTGTTGGGTTGGGTTAAAGATGTCTTCCAACATTGTGCACCATCATGGGATGGGGAAGCCTTAATGCGAGAACTTGATTTTGTTAGTAGGATTTTCCATGGCAGTAAGGATCAGCGAGGAAGGAAACTATTTTGGAAGTGTGATGATCTCAAGGAAAAACTTAAGACTGGAAAGGTGGATGCTAAGGCAGCATGCAGAGCAATTTTGATGGTTTTCCAAG AGCTTGAGATGGACTCTCCTAAGAGCCTGGAAAATTCAGAAGGTGGAAGGCTGATTGCTCCTCAAGAGGCATGCAATAGAATTGCTGAAGTGGTGCAAGAGGCTATAAGAAAGATGGAAATAGTCGCTGATGAGAAGATGAGGATGTTCAAGAAGGCCCGCTTGGCTCTTGAGGCTTGTGATCGTGAATTAGCCGATAAGGCCAGAGAAGCAGCAGAGCTCAAGATGGACAGGCAGAAAAAGAAGGTTCAGATTGAAGAGCTTGAGAGAATTGTGCGGCTTAAAACGGCAGAATCTGATATGTTCCAACTGAAAGCTAATGAAGCTAAAAGGGAGGCTGAGAAGCTCCAGAGGATTGCTCTTGCCAAGTCAGACAAATCAGAGGAGGAATATACTAGCaattatttaaaacaaaaattaagtGAGGCTGAGGCTGAGAAGCAATATCTGTATGAGAAGATCAAATTGCAGGAAAGTTCTCGAGTATCACAGAGCAGTAGCGGCGGTGAT
- the LOC130941306 gene encoding heat shock protein 90-6, mitochondrial — protein sequence MHRLSRRCSSLSAVLRHAAAPRRHLAVPLLSSISSVGEEDAKVRWYSVLSSEKSRNYQNLKKDLFLGKRYESTAAESAESNSTPSERYEYQAEVSRLMDLIVNSLYSNKEVFLRELISNASDALDKLRFLGVTEPELLKDAVDFDIRIQADKDNGVITITDTGIGMTRQELVDCLGTIAQSGTAKFLKALKDSKDAAGDNNLIGQFGVGFYSAFLVSDKVTVSTKSPKSDKQYVWEGEANASSYTIREETDPEKLIPRGTRLTLHLKRDDKGFAHPERIEKLVKNYSQFVSFPIYTWQEKGYTKEVEVDEDPAEAKKDEEDGKTEKKKKTKTVVERYWDWELINETQPIWLRNPKEVTKEDYNEFYKKTFNEYLEPLASSHFTTEGEVEFRSILYVPAFAPTGKDDIINPKTKNIRLYVKRVFISDDFDGELFPRYLSFVKGVVDSNDLPLNVSREILQESRVVRIMRKRLVRKAFDMILGISMSDNREDYEKFWENFGKHLKLGCIEDRENHKRIAPLLRFFSSQSEEELISLDEYVENMKPDQKDIYYIAADSVNSAKNTPFLERLAEKDLEVLFLVDPIDEVAIQNLKSYKEKNFVDISKEDLDLGDKNEEREKEMKQEFGQTCDWIKKHLGDKVASVQISNRLSSSPCVLVSGKFGWSANMERLMKAQSMGDASSLDFMRSRRVFEINPDHPIIRNLDAAFKTNPDDQDALRAIDLLYDAALVSSGFTPDNPAQLGGKIYQMMGMALTGKWSASSGQFHPTGTQPHVPETVEAEVVEPAEAGTQK from the exons ATGCACCGGCTATCAAGGCGCTGCTCCTCTCTATCCGCCGTCCTCCGCCATGCCGCCGCTCCTCGCCGTCACCTCGCTGTTCCACTTCTATCTTCCATTTCTTCG GTAGGTGAGGAAGATGCTAAAGTTAGATGGTACTCCGTCTTAAGTTCAGAGAAATCTAGGAATTATCAAAACTTGAAGAAAGATTTGTTTTTGGGGAAGCGATATGAGTCTACTGCTGCAGAGTCTGCTGAATCCAACTCCACACCATCTGAGAGATACGAGTACCAAGCTGAG GTTAGCCGGCTCATGGACCTCATTGTTAACAGCTTATATAGTAACAAGGAAGTGTTCCTTAGGGAACTTATCAG CAATGCAAGTGATGCCTTGGATAAGCTGCGGTTTCTGGGTGTTACAGAGCCTGAACTTTTGAAGGATGCTGTAGATTTTGATATCAGAATCCAAGCTGATAAAGATAATGGGGTTATCACTATCAC TGATACAGGTATTGGTATGACAAGACAAGAACTCGTTGATTGTCTTGGAACTATTGCACAGAGTGGTACTGCAAAATTTTTGAAGGCATTGAAG GATAGCAAGGATGCTGCTGGTGACAACAACTTAATTGGTCAATTTGGTGTTGGGTTCTATTCTGCTTTTCTGGTTTCTGATAAG GTAACTGTCTCGACCAAGAGCCCCAAATCTGATAAACAATATGTTTGGGAAGGAGAGGCAAATGCTAGCTCATATACCATTAGGGAAGAGACAGATCCTGAGAAGTTGATTCCAAGGGGAACTCGTCTTACACTGCATCTTAAG AGGGATGATAAAGGTTTTGCTCATCCAGAGCGAATtgaaaagcttgtgaaaaactATTCACAATTTGTCTCGTTCCCAATATACACTTGGCAGGAAAAAGGATATACCAAAGAA GTTGAGGTTGATGAGGATCCAGCTGAAGCAAAAAAAGACGAAGAAGATGGGAAGACTGAG aagaagaagaagactaAGACTGTTGTTGAGCGCTACTGGGATTGGGAGCTCATAAATGAGACCCAACCAATTTGG CTTCGTAACCCAAAAGAAGTCACTAAGGAGGATTACAATGAGTTTTACAAGAAAACTTTTAATGAGTATTTGGAACCATTAGCATCATCACACTTTACCACAGAG GGTGAAGTAGAATTTAGGTCTATACTATATGTTCCTGCCTTTGCTCCTACGGGGAAGGATGACATAATCAATCCCAAGACAAAGAATATAAGACTATATGTTAAGAGAGTATTCATTTCGGATGACTTTGATGGAGAGCTG TTCCCCCGATACTTAAGCTTTGTCAAGGGTGTGGTTGACTCAAATGACCTTCCACTCAATGTGTCACGTGAAATTCTCCAAGAAAGTCGCGTA GTGCGGATTATGAGGAAACGTTTAGTTCGGAAAGCTTTTGACATGATTTTGGGGATATCTATGAGTGATAACAGGGAG GACTATGAGAAGTTTTGGGAGAATTTTGGCAAACATTTGAAACTGGGTTGTATTGAAGATCGTGAGAATCACAAACGCATCGCCCCATTGCTTAGGTTTTTCTCATCCCAAAGTGAAGAAGAACTGATCAGCTTGGATGAATATGTTGAGAACATGAAGCCTGATCAGAAAGATATTTATTACATTGCAGCCGATAGTGTGAATAGTGCTAAGAACACACCCTTCTTGGAGAGACTTGCAGAGAAGGATCTTGAA GTACTGTTTCTGGTGGATCCAATTGATGAGGTTGCTATTCAAAACCTCAAGTCATATAAGGAAAAGAATTTTGTTGATATTAGCAAGGAAGACTTGGATCTAG GTGATAAGAATGAAGAAAGGGAAAAGGAGATGAAACAGGAATTCGGCCAAACTTGTGACTGGATTAAGAAACATTTGGGGGATAAAGTTGCAAGTGTGCAAATTTCAAACAGACTAAGCTCTTCACCCTGTGTTCTGGTGTCAGGAAAATTTGGTTGGTCTGCAAACATGGAAAG GCTAATGAAGGCACAATCTATGGGCGATGCCTCTAGCTTGGATTTCATGAGAAGCAGAAGGgtgtttgagatcaatcctgaCCACCCTATTATCAGGAACTTAGAT GCTGCATTCAAAACAAACCCTGATGATCAAGATGCCCTCAGAGCTATTGACCTTCTCTATGATGCAGCTTTGGTTTCCAGTGGATTTACG CCTGATAATCCAGCACAGCTCGGAGGGAAGATATACCAGATGATGGGTATGGCTCTGACCGGTAAATGGTCCGCCTCTTCTGGTCAGTTTCATCCCACTGGAACCCAGCCCCATGTCCCTGAAACCGTAGAAGCTGAGGTGGTTGAACCTGCTGAGGCAGGCACTCAGAAATGA
- the LOC130941122 gene encoding protein MAIN-LIKE 1-like, giving the protein MGDDPARLYRLDWVAHIAGDINDEPQRCIRSMRQQQGMPLDERYVPYLQMVGLYHLARLNDRWFRLDESLVSAFVRRWRPETHTFHMPFGECTIMLQDVAYQLGLAVDGRYVSGCLTDFHMYIEGGRPAWVWFEELLGVIPPPSQVQKFAVNCTWFQETFGECPEGADEETVRRFARAYIMMLLGTQLFTDKSGVNPG; this is encoded by the exons ATGGGGGACGATCCTGCAAGGCTGTACCGGTTGGACTGGGTTGCTCATATAGCCGGGGACATCAACGACGAG CCACAGCGATGCATCAGGAGCATGCGGCAGCAACAAGGCATGCCACTCGATGAGCGTTATGTTCCCTACTTGCAGATGGTCGGGTTATACCATCTGGCTAGGCTGAATGATAGATGGTTCCGGTTAGATGAGTCCCTTGTCAGCGCCTTCGTCAGGCGGTGGCGTCCTGAGACGCACACCTTCCATATGCCCTTCGGAGAGTGCACGATCATGCTTCAGGACGTGGCGTACCAGTTGGGGTTGGCAGTGGACGGACGTTATGTCAGCGGTTGCCTTACAGATTTCCATATGTATATCGAGGGTGGACGTCCAGCTTGGGTGTGGTTCGAGGAGTTGCTTGGAGTGATTCCTCCTCCGAGCCAGGTTCAGAAGTTCGCAGTAAACTGCACCTGGTTCCAAGAGACTTTCGGAGAGTGCCCCGAGGGAGCCGATGAAGAGACTGTGCGGCGCTTTGCTCGTGCATATATCATGATGTTGTTGGGCACTCAGCTGTTTACCGACAAGTCCGGTGTAAACCCCGgttaa